The Ananas comosus cultivar F153 unplaced genomic scaffold, ASM154086v1, whole genome shotgun sequence genome includes a window with the following:
- the LOC109704758 gene encoding uncharacterized protein LOC109704758: protein MRAVKRFGVQGKFSPQYIGSYEVLERIGAVAYRLALPPKLAEVHNVFHVSNLRKYIYDPKHALLYEPPELQEDMSYEKFSVLIIAREVRKLRNREIPYVKVWWSNHDDRETTWELEDVMKEHHPHLFEELS, encoded by the coding sequence atGAGGGCTGTGAAGCGGTTCGGTGTTCAGGGAAAGTTCAGTCCCCAATACATTGGGTCGTatgaggtgttggagcggattggAGCGGTAGCCTACCGGCTTGCATTGCCGCCTAAGCTCGCGGaggttcacaatgtgtttcacgtttccaaccttcgcaagtatatcTATGACCCCAAACATGCTTTGTTGTATGAGCcaccggaacttcaagaagacatgaGCTATGAGAAGTTTTCGGTGTTGattattgctcgagaagtgcggaAGTTGAGAAACCGCGAGATTCCTTACGTCAAAGTttggtggagcaatcacgacgatcgcgaaACCACGTGGGAACTTGAGGACGTGATGAAGGAgcaccatcctcatctcttcgaggAGTTGAGTTGA